One genomic window of Sphingomonas carotinifaciens includes the following:
- a CDS encoding mobilization protein, producing the protein MAAPTRESIEQAQKRVDQAKARLAALNARVAAEGRRLDTRRKIILGGLLIDAATKDKRFAGIVSELTHRISRDQDRKPFEGWTLPGEDS; encoded by the coding sequence CCACACGCGAATCTATCGAGCAGGCACAGAAGCGGGTCGATCAGGCAAAGGCCCGTCTCGCCGCGCTCAACGCCCGTGTCGCTGCCGAAGGTCGCCGCCTCGATACCCGCCGCAAGATCATCCTCGGCGGGCTGCTCATCGACGCCGCTACCAAGGACAAGCGGTTCGCCGGCATCGTCTCCGAGCTGACCCACCGCATCAGCCGGGATCAGGATCGCAAACCGTTCGAGGGATGGACGCTGCCCGGGGAGGATAGCTGA